One part of the Vicia villosa cultivar HV-30 ecotype Madison, WI linkage group LG6, Vvil1.0, whole genome shotgun sequence genome encodes these proteins:
- the LOC131610747 gene encoding phosphatidylinositol 4-kinase gamma 4-like, producing MSSAGVTTLSPVDPTEPLLSPNASHFPSSLEENSIFIFLSFSGLLTPIRVMKWDTIESVKFKIQRCESIPFLTNKQKLVYAGRELARSDTLLKDYGVTDGNVLHLIIKLSDLQLINVKTSSGKEFSFQVERGRDVKYIKRRIAKKEKQFDDPEDQELVCNGERLEDQKIIDDICCQHNDAVVHLFVRKKHAKVHRRPLELSIVATDLAGKKTNDVCGNSSDRKFDVGGGKDSLSIQGVVPRKLPDKDFLLEPIIINPKIELASEMQNMVNTAHDGLASENHPIGSAEGTGGAYFMLDSTGQKYVSVFKPIDEEPMAVNNPRGLPLSLNGEGLKKGTRVGQGAFREVAAYVLDHPISGRRNLFGDVKGFAGVPPTLMVKCLHKGFNHPGDLIAKIGSMQMFVKNNGSCEDIGPGAFPVNEVHKITVLDMRLANADRHAGNILVTTEEHNDQPVLIPIDHGYCLPTSFEDCTFEWLYWPQARKPYSAETIEYIKSLDAEEDIALLKFHGWDLPIECARTLRISTMLLKKGVERGLTPFAIGNLMCRESLNKESVIEEIVEEALDSVLPGTSEATLLDAVSQIMDRRLHDIFNSPF from the exons ATGTCATCTGCTGGTGTCACTACTCTTAGTCCAGTGGATCCTACTGAACCATTGTTGTCTCCAAATGCGTCTCATTTTCCGTCGTCCTTAGAGGAAAACTCCATTTTCATATTTCTCTCGTTTTCGGGTTTGTTGACGCCTATTCGTGTTATGAAATGGGATACTATTGAGTCTGTTAAATTCAAAATTCAGAGGTGTGAGAGTATTCCGTTTTTAACTAACAAACAGAAGTTGGTTTACGCTGGTCGTGAGCTTGCTCGGAGTGATACTTTACTCAAGGACTACGGAGTTACCGATGGGAATGTTTTGCATTTGATAATCAAACTTTCAGATCTTCAGCTCATCAATGTGAAAACATCTTCTGGGAAGGAGTTTTCTTTTCAGGTTGAACGAGGTAGGGATGTCAAGTACATCAAGCGGAGGATTGCTAAAAAGGAGAAACAATTTGATGATCCTGAAGACCAGGAGCTTGTGTGTAATGGGGAACGGCTTGAGGATCAGAAGATTATTGATGATATCTGCTGCCAGCATAATGATGCAGTGGTGCATCTGTTTGTTAGAAAGAAGCATGCAAAAGTTCATAGAAGACCCCTTGAGTTGTCCATTGTAGCAACAGACTTGGCTGGTAAGAAAACTAACGATGTTTGCGGAAATTCTAGTGATAGAAAATTTGATGTTGGTGGTGGAAAAGATTCTCTTTCCATTCAAGGAGTTGTGCCAAGAAAGCTTCCTGATAAAGATTTTCTTTTGGAGCCAATTATAATCAACCCTAAAATTGAGTTAGCTTCAGAAATGCAGAATATGGTAAACACTGCACATGATGGACTAGCTAGTGAAAACCATCCAATAGGATCTGCAGAAGGTACAGGGGGAGCTTACTTTATGCTTGATTCAACTGGTCAGAAGTATGTGTCTGTTTTTAAACCTATTGATGAAGAGCCAATGGCTGTGAATAACCCTCGAGGTCTTCCATTATCATTAAACGGCGAAGGTTTAAAAAAGGGTACAAGAGTCGGCCAGGGAGCATTTAGGGAAGTTGCGGCTTATGTTTTGGATCATCCAATAAGTGGACGCCGCAATTTATTTGGTGATGTGAAGGGTTTTGCTGGCGTTCCTCCAACTTTGATGGTAAAATGCTTGCATAAAGGATTTAACCATCCAGGAGACTTGATTGCTAAGATTGGATCCATGCAGATGTTTGTGAAAAATAACGGGAGCTGCGAAGATATCGGTCCTGGGGCTTTCCCAGTAAATGAAGTACACAAAATTACTGTACTGGACATGAGATTGGCAAATGCAGATAGACATGCTGGGAATATTTTGGTCACCACAGAGGAGCATAATGACCAGCCTGTTCTGATTCCAATTGATCATGGATACTGCTTGCCCACAAGT TTTGAAGATTGTACCTTTGAATGGCTTTACTGGCCCCAAGCCCGGAAACCATATTCCGCAGAAACTATTGAGTACATAAAGTCATTGGATGCTGAAGAAGATATTGCACTGTTGAAGTTTCATGGATGGGATCTGCCAATTGAATGTGCCCGCACTCTTAGAATCTCGaccatgcttttgaagaaagGGGTTGAGAGAGGATTGACACCTTTTGCAATTGGAAACTTGATGTGCAGGGAATCGTTGAACAAAGAATCTGTGATAGAGGAAATAGTTGAAGAAGCATTGGATTCTGTTCTTCCTGGCACAAGTGAAGCTACATTGCTGGATGCTGTTTCTCAAATCATGGATCGGCGTCTTCATGATATTTTCAACTCTCCTTTTTAA
- the LOC131615106 gene encoding uncharacterized protein LOC131615106: protein MSQKTVSSVSYRNHSLRNECYCGINAPLMTVWTDSNPGRCFFGCGMYKIQGFKKCSQFVWWDEEMNPRAKEMISTLLQNLNEEKQRVKDSISKEEETKMKMKLLKKQLKFNLFVTIFVLVAFVVTIIMK from the exons ATGTCTCAAAAAACTGTGTCAAGTGTTAGCTACAGGAATCATAGTTTGAGAAACGAATGCTATTGCGGTATCAATGCTCCATTGATGACGGTGTGGACTGATTCAAACCCAGGACGTTGCTTTTTCGGTTGTGGGATGTACAAG ATTCAAGGTTTTAAGAAGTGCAGTCAATTTGTTTGGTGGGATGAGGAAATGAACCCTAGGGCAAAGGAAATGATTTCGACTTTACTCCAGAATTTGAATGAAGAAAAGCAGAGGGTTAAAGATTCAATCTCAAAGGAAGAAGAaacgaagatgaagatgaagttactaAAGAAACAATTGAAGTTTAATTTGTTCGTGACCATTTTTGTGCTAGTTGCATTTGTTGTAACAATAATTATGAAATGA